GGCCTTCTCCGACGCGTCGATGTCGAGGGTCCCGGCGAACTGCATCGGGTTGTTGGCCACGATGCCGATGGACTGGCCCTCGACTCGGGCGAAGCCGCAGATCATGTTGGGCGCGAAGAGCTGGTGCACCTCGAGGAAGTCACCGTCGTCGACGATGGACTCGATGACGGCCTTCATGTCGTAGGGCATGTTGGCCGAGTCCGGGATGATCGTGTCGAGCGCCAGGTCGGTGTCGGTGACCGCCAGGTCGAGCTCGCCGCCGAAGACGGGCGCGGTCTCGAGGTTGTTGCTCGGCAGGTACGACAGGAGCGCCTTGACGTAGTCGATGGCGTCCTCCTCGTCGGTGCCCATGTAGTGGGCGACGCCGGACTTGGTGTTGTGCGTGCGGGCCCCACCGAGGTCCTCGAACGCGACGTCCTCACCGGTGACGGTCTTGATGACGTCGGGGCCGGTGATGAACATGTGCGAGGTCTGGTCGACCATCACGGTGAAGTCGGTGACGGCGGGGGAGTAGACCGCGCCGCCGGCGCAGGGGCCCAGGATGAGCGAGATCTGGGGGATGACACCCGAGGCGTGGACATTGCGCTTGAAGATCTCGCCGTAGAGACCGAGGGAGACGACGCCCTCCTGGATGCGCGCGCCGCCGGAGTCGTTGAGGCCGATGACCGGGCAGCCGATCTTCATCGCGAAGTCCATGACCTTGGTGATCTTCTCGCCGAAGACCTCACCGAGCGACCCGCCGAAGACGGTGAAGTCCTGGGCGAAGATCGCGACCTGCCGACCGTCGACCGTGCCGTAGCCGGTGACGACACCGTCACCGTAGGGACGGTTGGCCTCCTGCCCGAAGGCGGTCGAGCGGTGGCGCGCGTACTTGTCCATCTCGACGAAGCTGTCGTCGTCGAGGAGGAGGGCGATGCGCTCACGGGCGGTCTTCTTGCCACGCGCGTGCTGCTTCTCGATGGCTCGCTCGGATCCGGCGTTGGCCACCTCGGCCACGCGACGCTTGAGATCGGCGAGCTTGCCGGCCGTCGTGTGGATGTCGATGTCAGCGGGGACGTCGGTGCCACCGATCGCCTGAGCGTCTGTGGTCTCGGTGCTCTGGGACATGCTCGGCAGCCTAGCCTTGCCGACATGCTCACTCCGATCGACGTCCAGCGTCTGACCACAGAGTTGCCGACGTCACACGCGTGGGGCCCGGTCGTGCATCTCGACGTCACCGGATCGACCAATGCCGAGGCGGCCGAGCGCGCCCGGCCGTGGTCCCCCGTCCTGGCAGATCTGCAGACCGCTGGACGTGGGCGCCTCGGGCGGGCCTGGCAGGAGGTGCCGAGAGCGGGGCTGGCCATGTCCGTGCTCGTCCCCATCCCCCCGACCCCCGGGTGGTTGCCCCTGGCGACCGGGGTGGCCGTCAGGGCCGCGCTGTCCGACGCAGGAGTCGCGGTCGGGTTGAAGTGGCCCAACGACGTGCTGGCCACCGACGACGGCGACCGCAAGCTGTGCGGGATCCTCTGCCAGATGCTGCCCGACGGCGCTGGCGTCGTCGTCGGCATCGGGATCAACGTCCACCACGAGCGGGACCAGCTGCCGGTACCGACGGCCACCTCCCTTCGCCTCCTCGGTGCCGACGTCGACCGCACGGACCTCGCCGCCGGCGTGCTGCGCCACCTGCGAGCCCGGCACGAGGACCTCGTGGCCGGCGGGGAGCGGGCGAAGGGGGTCCACGCCGCCTATCGCGTCGCGTGCACGACCATCGGCAAGGAGGTCGACGTGCACCGCCCCGACGGCTCGGTGGAGCAGGTGGTCGCCACCGGGGTCGACGACGACGGTCGCCTCGTCGTCACCGGCGCCGAGGGCTCCGCTACCGTGGCCGCTGGTGACGTGCAGCACATCCGCCCTGCGGGAGTGCCGCCTCGCCCCTGACGGGAGCCACCCCCTTCCCGCCCTGCCCGATCCCGACTCGCGGAGGTGCCGTTGTCGCACGACGCAGCTCCCGAGGTCCCCGACGGCGAGCCGGCCCTCGAGCCTGCCGGCACCGAGGCCGACCTCGAGGCCTTCGAGCGCGCGCTCCTGGGGCGGCCCGCATCGATGGGCCGACGTGAGGTCTCGCGCGGCGCGGGTGTCTCCATCCGCTCGGCCCGCAAGTTCTGGCACGCCATGGGCTTCCCCGTCGTCCACGAGGGCGACACGATGTTCACCGAGGCCGACCTCGCCGCGCTGAGCAGCGTCGCCGCGATGGTGCGCGAGGAGGGCCTCCCCGAGGACTTCGCCCTGGCGATGACCCGGGCCATCGCCAGGACCATGGACCGCCTCGCTGCCTGGCAGGTGCAGCTCGTCAGCGAGGAGATCGGTCGCCTGCGTCACGGCGATGCCCCCGACGAGGCCGCCGCCGGCGACTCCGCCGCGGCCGCTGCCCGGCTGACCTCGCTCACCGACGAGCTGGAGCCGCTCGTCGTCTACGTGTGGCGGCGCCAGCTCACTGCGTCCATCCAACGGCTGCTGACCGTCGAGGACGACAGCACCCGGGCCTCGATCATCGGCTTCGCCGACCTCGTCAACTTCACCTCCGTGGTGCGCCGGCTCACGGAGAGCGACCTGGCTCGGATGGTCCAGCGCTTCGAGGACCTGTGCACCGACGTGGTGACCGCGCACGGCGGCCGCGTCATCAAGACCGTCGGTGACGAGGTGCTCTTCCAGACCTTCGAGGTCGCCCCGGCCGCCGCGATCGCGCTCGACCTCGTCGAGGCGATGAGCGAGGACGACCTGCTGCCCTCGGCCCGTGTCGGCATGGCGCACGGCCCGGTCGTGCGCCGGCTCGGGGACGTCTTCGGCACGACCGTCAACCGCGCGAGCCGCCTGACGGCGGCGGCCCCTCCCGGGGGTGTCTTCGTCGACGACGCGCTCGCCCGGCTGCTCGAACCCCTGAGTGGCTTCTCCACCCTGCCCACGCGCCCCCGAGCCCTGCGGGGCATCGGCGAGGTCGTCCCGAGTCGCCTCGTGCGGGTGACCGGTGTGCGTCGATCTCGAGATGTCACCGCGCATGTCTGAGGAACTCTTCCTATGATCCGACCATGACTCGAGTTCTGCTGGCCGAGGACGACGCCGCCATCTCAGACCCGTTGGCGAGGGCTCTCATCCGTGAGGGATACGAGGTGACCGTCCACGAGGACGGGCGCGACGCGCTCGAGTCCGCCCTCGGCACGCCTCCCGATCTCCTTGTGCTCGACCTGGGCCTGCCGACGCTCGATGGCCTCGAGGTGTGCCGCCGGCTGCGGGCGACGGGTTCCGACGTCCCGGTGCTCGTCCTCACCGCGCGTGCCGACGAGGTCGACACGGTCGTCGGCCTCGACGCGGGCGCCGACGACTACGTCACCAAGCCCTTCCGCCTCGCGGAGCTGATGGCCCGCGTGCGCGCCCTGCTGCGCCGCCGCAGCGACGACACCCTCGAGCCCACCGGACCCCTGCGGATCGACCTCGACAGCCGCCGCGTGTGGTTCCACGGCGACGAGCTGTCGCTCACCGCCAAGGAGTTCGCCGTGCTCAGCGTCCTCGTCAGGGAGACCGGCCGGGTCGTCACCCGTGAGCAGCTCATGGCTGAGGTCTGGGAGACCGAGTGGTACGGCTCGACCAAG
The genomic region above belongs to Janibacter limosus and contains:
- a CDS encoding biotin--[acetyl-CoA-carboxylase] ligase translates to MLTPIDVQRLTTELPTSHAWGPVVHLDVTGSTNAEAAERARPWSPVLADLQTAGRGRLGRAWQEVPRAGLAMSVLVPIPPTPGWLPLATGVAVRAALSDAGVAVGLKWPNDVLATDDGDRKLCGILCQMLPDGAGVVVGIGINVHHERDQLPVPTATSLRLLGADVDRTDLAAGVLRHLRARHEDLVAGGERAKGVHAAYRVACTTIGKEVDVHRPDGSVEQVVATGVDDDGRLVVTGAEGSATVAAGDVQHIRPAGVPPRP
- a CDS encoding adenylate/guanylate cyclase domain-containing protein — protein: MPLSHDAAPEVPDGEPALEPAGTEADLEAFERALLGRPASMGRREVSRGAGVSIRSARKFWHAMGFPVVHEGDTMFTEADLAALSSVAAMVREEGLPEDFALAMTRAIARTMDRLAAWQVQLVSEEIGRLRHGDAPDEAAAGDSAAAAARLTSLTDELEPLVVYVWRRQLTASIQRLLTVEDDSTRASIIGFADLVNFTSVVRRLTESDLARMVQRFEDLCTDVVTAHGGRVIKTVGDEVLFQTFEVAPAAAIALDLVEAMSEDDLLPSARVGMAHGPVVRRLGDVFGTTVNRASRLTAAAPPGGVFVDDALARLLEPLSGFSTLPTRPRALRGIGEVVPSRLVRVTGVRRSRDVTAHV
- a CDS encoding acyl-CoA carboxylase subunit beta, which encodes MSQSTETTDAQAIGGTDVPADIDIHTTAGKLADLKRRVAEVANAGSERAIEKQHARGKKTARERIALLLDDDSFVEMDKYARHRSTAFGQEANRPYGDGVVTGYGTVDGRQVAIFAQDFTVFGGSLGEVFGEKITKVMDFAMKIGCPVIGLNDSGGARIQEGVVSLGLYGEIFKRNVHASGVIPQISLILGPCAGGAVYSPAVTDFTVMVDQTSHMFITGPDVIKTVTGEDVAFEDLGGARTHNTKSGVAHYMGTDEEDAIDYVKALLSYLPSNNLETAPVFGGELDLAVTDTDLALDTIIPDSANMPYDMKAVIESIVDDGDFLEVHQLFAPNMICGFARVEGQSIGIVANNPMQFAGTLDIDASEKAARFVRTCDAFNVPVLTLVDVPGFLPGTDQEWNGIIRRGAKLIYAYAEATVPLVTVITRKAYGGAYDVMGSKHLGADINLAWPTAQIAVMGAQGAVNILYRKQLAAAESEGRDVDAARQEFISAYEDALANPYVAAERGYIDTVISPSNTRMNVSKALRALRTKRETLPPKKHGNIPL
- a CDS encoding response regulator transcription factor, with protein sequence MTRVLLAEDDAAISDPLARALIREGYEVTVHEDGRDALESALGTPPDLLVLDLGLPTLDGLEVCRRLRATGSDVPVLVLTARADEVDTVVGLDAGADDYVTKPFRLAELMARVRALLRRRSDDTLEPTGPLRIDLDSRRVWFHGDELSLTAKEFAVLSVLVRETGRVVTREQLMAEVWETEWYGSTKALDMHISVLRRKLGDDVADPRHIATVRGVGFRFDS